From the Actinomadura luzonensis genome, the window GGCCCGGACGAGCTGCACCAGGCGTTCAACTTCGAGTTCATGCTCGCCGACTTCCACGCCAAGTCCTTCCGCGCGGTCATCGAGAAGTCGCTCGCCGAGGCCGAGCTGGTCGGCGCGCCCACCACGTGGGTGCTGTCCAACCACGACAAGCCGCGCCACGTCACCCGCCACGGCAGCCTGGCCAGGGCCCGCGCGGCCACGCTGCTCATGCTGGCGCTGCCCGGCTCGGCCTACCTCTACAACGGCGAGGAGCTGGGCCTGCCCGAGGTGCTGGACCTGCCCGACGAGCTGCGCCAGGACCCGGCCTTCAAGCGCCGCGGCGAGAGCCGCGACGGCTGCCGGGTGCCGATCCCGTGGACCGCCGAGCCCGGCTGCGGCTGGCGCGACCCGTGGCTGCCGATCCCGCCGGAGTGGACGGCGCTGTCGGCCGAGGCCCAGGAGCACGACCCGGACTCGACGCTGAACCTCTACCGGGCGGCGCTGCGGCTGCGCAAGCGGCACCCGGCGCTCGGCGGCGGCACGCTGGCCTGGCTGGACTCCCCCGAGGACGTCCTCGCCATCGAGCGCGAGCCCGGCCTGGTCGTGGTGCTCAACACCGGCGAGGAGCCGGTGCTGCCCCCCGTCGCGGGCGAGGTGCTGCTGTCCAGCGGCCCGCTCGCGGCCGACGGGTCGATCCCGCCGGACACCGCGGCCTGGATCCAGCGCTGAGCATTGGGGGAATCTTTCCCCGCACCCGGTATGTGCCGGTGATGACGGTCGGTAATGTCGTGGGATGTCGGCGCTGTTCCGATCGATGTGGGCGAGGTCGCTCCGCGGCCGGGTGACCCTCATCGCGACGATCGTGGCGGCCCTCGTGCTCGTGCCCGTGGGCGTCGCCGGCGTCGTCCTGTCCAGGACGCTGGTCGAGGCCAGCGTGTTCGGCGACACCCGCGACACCGCCGAGCGGGTGGCGTACGAGATGCGCGGCGGCACCCTGCCCCAGGGCGCGGCCATCCCGGTGACCGACCCGTCGGTGGACCTCATCCAGATCGTCGGCCCGGACGGGCAGCTCCTGGCCTCCAGCGACGCGGCCAGGAACATGCCGCCGCTCGCCGACGTGCGCCCGACCACCGAGAACCGGGTGATCAGCACCACGAGCTGCCTGCCGGCCGAGTGCCTGCACCTGTCGGCGGTGCGGGTGAGCGTGTTCGCCGACTCGCCGGTCGTCTACGCCGGGCGCAGCACGCCGGAGGTGCTGGCCACCCACACGCTCGAACTCATCGTCTTCGCCGAGGTCGCGGTGCTGGTCGCGCTGGCCGGCTGGGCGACCTGGCTGATCACCGGGCGGGCGCTGCGGCCGGTGGCGACCATGCGCGAGGAGCTGGACGCCGTGCACACCGGCGACCTGAGCAGCCGCGTCAGCCAGCCGCCGGGCGAGGACGAGGTCGCCCAGCTCGCCCGCTCGATCAACGGCACCCTGGCCCGGCTGGAACGTTCCGCCGAGCAGCAGCGCCAGTTCGCCTCCGACGCCTCGCACGAGCTGCGCACCCCGATCGCCGGGCTGCGCGCCCAGCTGGAGAGCGCCCAGCTCTACCCGGACGACACCGACCTGGACTCGCTGGTGCGCTCCGCCCTGCGCGACACCGACCGGCTGGAGGCCATCATCACCGACCTGCTGCTGCTGGCCAGGATCGGCTCCCGGGTGGACGCGGCCAAGGAGCGGGTGGACCTGGCCGGGCTGGTGCGCCAGGAGCTGGCCCGGCGCAGCGACAAGCTGCCGGTCCGCGCCGACCTGGCCGACGGCGTCGAGGTGGACGGCGTGCGGCTGCAGCTCGCCCGGGTGCTGACCAACCTGCTCGACAACGCCCAGCGGCACGCCGAGACCTACGTCCAGGTGCGCGTGACGCGCAAGGACGGGACGGCGGTGCTGTCGGTGGAGAACGACGGCCAGGAGATCGCCGAGGCCGACCGCGAGCGCATCTTCGAGCGTTTCACCCGCCTGGACGCCTCCCGCAGCCGCGACGCCGGCGGCACCGGCCTCGGCCTGGCCATCGCCCGCGACGTGGCGATGGCGCACCGCGGCCGGATCTGCGTCGAGGACTTCCCGGGCGGCGCCCGGTTCGTCCTGAGACTTCCGGCCGTGCAGTGATGTCCACCCGGCCGATAGTGGATCATTAGGACATGACGGAGCAGGCGCCGCAGGGCGTAGACCCCCACATCCCGAACGCGGCCCGCATGTACGACTACTTCCTGGGCGGCAAGGACAACTTCAAGGCCGACCGCGACCTCGGCGACATGGTGCTGAGCGTCATGCCGGAGGTCCGCGACGGCACCAGGGAGAACCGCGCGTTCATCGGCCGCATGGTGCGCTACCTGTGCGAGCAGGGCGTCACCCAGTTCCTCGACCTCGGTTCCGGCCTGCCGACGCAGGAGAACGTGCACGAGGTCGCCCACCGGCACGCCCCCGAGGCCCGCGTGGTCTACGTGGACAACGACCCGGTGGTGGCCGCGCACGGCCGGGCGCTGCTGGCCGACCCCAACCGGGTCGCCATGGTGCACGGCGACGCGCGCCGGCCGGAGGAGATCCTCAACGACCCCGAGGTGCGCGGGCTGCTCGACTTCTCCCGCCCGGTGGCCGTGCTCATGATGTTCATCCTGCACTTCATGCCGGACGAGGAGGACCCGCAGGGCTTCGTGGCCGCCTACCGCGACGCGCTCGCGCCGGGCAGCTACCTCGCGATCTCGCACATGGGCAACGACGTGGCGACCGAGCGGGCCGAGCGCATCGCGGCGTTCTACCGGCAGTCGGGCATGCCGTTCACGCCGCGGCCGGGCAAGGAGATCGCGGCCTTCTTCGGCGACTTCGAGCTGATCCCGCCGGGCCTGGCCAACGGGCTCGCGCCGGCCGTGTGGCCGTTCTCCGACCCCGACCACCCGACGATCGTGGACGAGGAGACGGCCCGCATGGGCTACGCCGGCATCGCCCGCAAGCCCTGACTTCCCGGCCGGCTGCAACCTTTCGCCCCGCGCACCGCGTTGGCAACGGGCGAGAGGAGAGTTCATTGGATCGTCACGAGGGCTTCCGCGAGTTC encodes:
- a CDS encoding sensor histidine kinase — encoded protein: MSALFRSMWARSLRGRVTLIATIVAALVLVPVGVAGVVLSRTLVEASVFGDTRDTAERVAYEMRGGTLPQGAAIPVTDPSVDLIQIVGPDGQLLASSDAARNMPPLADVRPTTENRVISTTSCLPAECLHLSAVRVSVFADSPVVYAGRSTPEVLATHTLELIVFAEVAVLVALAGWATWLITGRALRPVATMREELDAVHTGDLSSRVSQPPGEDEVAQLARSINGTLARLERSAEQQRQFASDASHELRTPIAGLRAQLESAQLYPDDTDLDSLVRSALRDTDRLEAIITDLLLLARIGSRVDAAKERVDLAGLVRQELARRSDKLPVRADLADGVEVDGVRLQLARVLTNLLDNAQRHAETYVQVRVTRKDGTAVLSVENDGQEIAEADRERIFERFTRLDASRSRDAGGTGLGLAIARDVAMAHRGRICVEDFPGGARFVLRLPAVQ
- a CDS encoding SAM-dependent methyltransferase, producing MTEQAPQGVDPHIPNAARMYDYFLGGKDNFKADRDLGDMVLSVMPEVRDGTRENRAFIGRMVRYLCEQGVTQFLDLGSGLPTQENVHEVAHRHAPEARVVYVDNDPVVAAHGRALLADPNRVAMVHGDARRPEEILNDPEVRGLLDFSRPVAVLMMFILHFMPDEEDPQGFVAAYRDALAPGSYLAISHMGNDVATERAERIAAFYRQSGMPFTPRPGKEIAAFFGDFELIPPGLANGLAPAVWPFSDPDHPTIVDEETARMGYAGIARKP